The following proteins come from a genomic window of Aquimarina sp. MAR_2010_214:
- a CDS encoding HAD-IC family P-type ATPase, whose protein sequence is MIKNPHNILAQDVLLQLDADPENGLSTTDVQKRQAIYGENKLKRKRAKSGWLILVEQFFDPIIYILSSAMLLAFIFGEWLEGFSVLVVILITSLIGFFMERQAIRSVESLQKMTQTVANVLRDGSIKRIKARYLVPGDSILLASGDVVPADARLIWHQSLAVKESALTGESHQVEKNVDVLPLETRLIEQTNMVFKGTIITRGNAKAIVTATGDKTAIGQISSLTQETGQEKTPLEKKLNRLSHWLIGLTLILAVLIAISGYFQGKDLMLMIKTGIALAVAAIPEGLPIVATIALAKGMVKLSKQKVIIKKLESVQTLGETTIICTDKTGTLTENKMAVQRLIFQSEVLNTTDFGDEDVLNRLKDDLVFSKVVQVGILCNNSQHGQEKMNGDSIEIALLDFAKMVNYNSVEIRSQYPELEEMPFDAEQKIMATLNTYEDQYLVSVKGALESVLDSCDRILTKEGILPFENKKEWYDRVDIIASEGLRVLAFAYKEISTKLSADQLINELVFLGVIAFIDPPRADIKSAIQIYKDAGVKVIMITGDHPDTARKIGEEVGLIAIEDTEESVIHGKTIVEMENLSSKEESEILNAKVFARMVPKQKLDLVNFYQKHNAIVGMIGDGVNDAPAIKKADIGIAMGIRGTEAAKEVADVILMDDQFTSTELAIRQGRTIFENIRNFVVYLLSCNLAEIISVAIASISNLPLPLLPLQILFLNLVTDIFPALALGMGKGNAGIMKQPPRNPNEPIITKKLWMSTIIYGISITISVIGVTIYANFVLKLSSEIINNMAFYTLVLAQLLNVFNIPHRSASFFKNEVTTNLWVWVAIALSICIMIIAYYIPVLQQVLSLVQLSVEQFVTVSIFGVGTLILTQIIKRLGGTV, encoded by the coding sequence ATGATTAAGAATCCTCACAATATATTAGCGCAAGATGTTCTTCTTCAGTTAGATGCGGATCCAGAAAATGGTTTGTCTACTACCGATGTTCAAAAACGCCAAGCTATATACGGAGAAAACAAACTAAAACGGAAAAGAGCAAAAAGTGGTTGGCTTATATTAGTAGAGCAGTTCTTTGATCCTATTATCTATATTTTGAGTAGTGCTATGTTATTAGCATTTATTTTTGGGGAATGGCTAGAAGGTTTTTCTGTACTTGTAGTTATTCTTATAACATCTTTGATAGGCTTTTTTATGGAGCGACAAGCGATACGTTCTGTAGAATCCCTTCAAAAAATGACTCAGACTGTTGCAAATGTATTACGTGATGGAAGTATTAAACGTATAAAAGCTCGTTATTTAGTTCCTGGTGATAGTATATTATTAGCATCAGGAGATGTTGTTCCGGCAGATGCACGTTTGATTTGGCATCAAAGTCTTGCAGTCAAAGAATCTGCACTTACAGGAGAAAGTCATCAGGTAGAAAAAAATGTAGATGTTCTTCCGCTAGAAACACGTTTAATAGAGCAGACGAATATGGTTTTTAAGGGTACCATTATAACCAGAGGTAATGCGAAAGCAATCGTTACGGCTACCGGAGATAAAACGGCTATTGGGCAAATAAGTAGTTTAACTCAAGAAACTGGACAAGAAAAGACCCCTCTAGAAAAAAAGTTGAATAGATTAAGCCATTGGCTTATTGGATTAACATTGATTCTGGCAGTATTAATAGCAATAAGCGGGTATTTTCAAGGGAAAGATTTAATGTTAATGATCAAAACAGGGATCGCTTTGGCCGTAGCTGCGATCCCAGAAGGATTACCAATAGTGGCTACAATTGCTCTAGCTAAAGGGATGGTGAAACTATCTAAACAAAAAGTGATTATTAAAAAACTAGAATCCGTACAAACTCTAGGTGAGACCACTATTATATGTACCGATAAAACAGGTACGTTAACAGAAAATAAAATGGCTGTTCAAAGACTCATCTTTCAGAGTGAAGTATTAAATACTACAGACTTTGGTGATGAGGATGTTCTCAATCGATTAAAGGATGATTTAGTGTTTTCTAAAGTTGTACAGGTTGGGATATTATGTAATAATTCACAACATGGTCAAGAAAAAATGAATGGCGATTCTATAGAAATTGCATTATTGGATTTTGCAAAAATGGTAAATTATAATAGTGTAGAAATCAGAAGCCAGTATCCCGAATTAGAAGAAATGCCTTTTGATGCTGAACAAAAAATAATGGCAACTTTGAATACATATGAAGATCAATATCTCGTTAGTGTTAAAGGAGCTCTTGAGAGTGTACTTGACTCTTGTGATCGTATTCTTACTAAAGAAGGGATTCTACCTTTTGAAAACAAAAAAGAGTGGTATGACAGAGTTGATATTATTGCTTCTGAAGGTCTGCGAGTTTTGGCTTTTGCATATAAAGAAATCAGTACAAAATTAAGTGCTGACCAGCTCATAAATGAGCTTGTTTTTTTAGGAGTGATAGCATTTATAGACCCACCTCGGGCAGATATAAAATCAGCTATTCAAATCTATAAAGATGCTGGAGTAAAAGTGATAATGATTACTGGAGATCACCCAGATACAGCCAGAAAAATTGGAGAAGAAGTAGGATTAATAGCAATTGAAGATACAGAAGAAAGTGTGATCCATGGTAAAACTATTGTAGAAATGGAAAACCTTAGTTCTAAAGAAGAAAGTGAAATTTTGAATGCTAAGGTTTTTGCCAGGATGGTGCCAAAGCAGAAACTAGATTTGGTTAATTTTTATCAAAAACATAATGCCATTGTCGGTATGATTGGTGATGGAGTCAATGATGCTCCTGCAATAAAAAAAGCAGATATAGGAATAGCTATGGGGATTCGGGGTACAGAAGCAGCAAAAGAAGTTGCAGATGTTATTTTGATGGACGATCAATTCACATCTACCGAACTAGCCATAAGGCAAGGACGAACAATTTTTGAAAATATTCGAAATTTTGTAGTGTATCTTCTATCCTGTAATTTGGCCGAGATTATTTCGGTTGCAATTGCCTCGATAAGCAATTTACCACTCCCTTTACTTCCGTTACAGATTTTATTTCTAAATTTAGTAACAGATATATTTCCAGCCTTAGCACTGGGCATGGGAAAAGGGAATGCTGGTATTATGAAACAGCCACCACGTAACCCAAATGAGCCTATCATTACAAAAAAACTTTGGATGTCTACAATTATTTATGGGATATCCATTACGATATCGGTTATAGGAGTAACTATCTATGCAAACTTTGTATTAAAACTGTCCTCAGAAATTATTAATAATATGGCATTCTATACATTAGTGTTGGCTCAACTACTCAATGTGTTTAATATACCACATCGTAGCGCTTCTTTTTTTAAAAATGAAGTAACTACCAACCTTTGGGTTTGGGTTGCAATAGCGCTTTCAATATGTATTATGATTATTGCATACTATATTCCTGTACTTCAGCAAGTGCTTTCGCTAGTTCAATTATCGGTAGAGCAATTTGTAACGGTTAGTATCTTCGGAGTTGGAACTTTGATCTTGACTCAAATCATAAAGCGTTTGGGAGGAACGGTATAA
- a CDS encoding prenyltransferase/squalene oxidase repeat-containing protein has translation MSNQANIKTIIDQKDNNIGKFWSREDGDIHAPHGSSTMDTLTVLGELGATTKEYPILFEAIDFVLRYQTEDGAFRYSKTSSKLPCMTARILAAFGRLGAHTDKRMEKSYQRLLDIQWSDGGWRCNTVKLGKSPDTDASNPGTTLYVLDAFRFRNNSKKEYDQLDKGIEFLLKHWTIRRPMGPCTFGIGSRFFQVEYPFLRYNLFYYVYVLSFYDKAKQDDRFKEAYTALLAKTENGKILPENPHRTWRRFDFAKKGEVSHLASKRWKEIETNVVAKNIDD, from the coding sequence ATGAGCAATCAAGCTAACATAAAAACAATTATTGATCAAAAAGATAATAATATAGGAAAATTTTGGTCACGTGAAGATGGAGATATTCATGCACCTCATGGCAGCAGTACAATGGATACACTTACAGTTTTAGGAGAATTGGGGGCTACTACAAAAGAGTATCCAATACTTTTTGAAGCTATAGATTTTGTATTGAGATACCAAACCGAAGATGGAGCTTTTAGGTACTCAAAGACTAGTTCAAAACTGCCTTGCATGACAGCTCGTATACTTGCTGCATTTGGCCGACTAGGCGCTCATACAGATAAAAGAATGGAAAAAAGTTACCAGCGGCTTTTGGATATACAATGGAGCGATGGTGGTTGGAGGTGTAATACAGTAAAACTAGGAAAATCTCCTGACACAGATGCTAGTAACCCAGGAACTACCTTATATGTTTTGGATGCCTTTCGTTTCAGGAATAATTCTAAAAAAGAATATGATCAATTAGATAAAGGTATTGAGTTTTTACTTAAACATTGGACTATACGGCGACCTATGGGTCCATGTACTTTTGGAATAGGATCACGATTTTTTCAGGTAGAGTACCCATTTCTAAGATATAACTTGTTTTATTATGTTTATGTCCTTTCTTTCTATGATAAAGCGAAACAAGATGATAGATTCAAGGAAGCTTATACAGCGCTTTTAGCTAAGACCGAAAATGGAAAAATCCTCCCTGAAAATCCACATAGGACCTGGAGGAGATTTGACTTTGCCAAAAAAGGAGAAGTTAGCCATCTGGCATCAAAACGCTGGAAAGAAATTGAAACAAATGTTGTTGCGAAAAATATAGATGATTAA
- a CDS encoding IS110 family transposase — MKSIYLGIDISKKTLDICLVDQKSEAFFKIENKIKAIKKLFKQITTLDAEIFIAMENTGLYNYNLYEVLKDYSFNVYVIDPKHIKRSIGLVRGKNDKVDAKRIATFIERNYQDFDCWKPTSEAVQNIKILMSQRRHKVKTRQAIKQQNKELKTVKRTKIISSSMKINLKEIEQINKHIAAIEKLIKEEIANDSVLEKDIERIRTIPGIGSVTAWTLAVKTDGFVRLTNPRKLACFAGVVPFEQQSGTSLKTKPRVSKMADMQLKSVLQMAAMRAVRMDNDLKHFYLRKVEEGRNKMSVLNAVRNKLIHIAMALIKNKSFYENRLVLS, encoded by the coding sequence ATGAAAAGTATTTATTTAGGAATTGACATTAGTAAAAAAACATTAGATATTTGTTTAGTTGATCAGAAATCAGAAGCATTCTTTAAGATTGAAAATAAAATCAAAGCGATTAAAAAACTCTTTAAGCAGATAACTACTTTAGATGCTGAGATCTTTATTGCAATGGAAAATACTGGTCTTTATAATTATAATTTATATGAAGTTTTGAAGGATTATTCATTTAATGTTTATGTGATCGATCCTAAGCACATTAAACGAAGCATCGGTTTAGTTCGTGGTAAGAATGATAAAGTTGATGCTAAGCGCATTGCTACTTTTATTGAAAGGAACTATCAAGATTTTGATTGCTGGAAGCCCACAAGTGAGGCTGTACAAAATATAAAAATACTGATGAGCCAACGTAGACATAAGGTAAAAACTAGACAGGCTATTAAACAACAAAATAAGGAGCTTAAAACAGTTAAAAGGACTAAAATAATAAGTTCCTCAATGAAAATCAATTTAAAAGAAATTGAGCAGATTAATAAACATATAGCGGCTATAGAAAAATTGATTAAAGAGGAGATAGCTAATGATTCTGTTTTGGAAAAGGACATAGAACGTATCAGAACTATACCAGGAATAGGATCAGTTACAGCTTGGACTTTAGCTGTGAAAACTGATGGTTTTGTGCGATTGACTAATCCGAGAAAACTAGCTTGTTTTGCTGGCGTTGTTCCATTCGAACAACAAAGTGGAACAAGTCTAAAGACAAAACCAAGAGTATCAAAAATGGCGGATATGCAACTTAAATCCGTGCTCCAAATGGCAGCTATGAGAGCAGTAAGAATGGATAACGATCTTAAACACTTTTACTTGAGAAAAGTAGAAGAAGGTAGGAACAAAATGAGTGTACTCAATGCTGTTAGAAACAAACTAATACATATCGCAATGGCATTAATAAAAAACAAATCTTTTTATGAAAACCGTTTGGTATTGTCATAG